AACGTTCGTGCCCATTGGAAAGGTTGATAGATCATGACCACTCAGGATGAGATGACCAGAGTGTCTGAGCAGAGCAAACGCAACAAACTGAAAGAAGAAAAGCCCTACGTCTACGACAAGGTCGTTCGCTACGAAGAGAAAGTCAAGCGGGGCGAGAGCATCGCCATCCTGCAATTTCAGTACGACTACACCTGCAATTTTCATTGCGAACATTGCTCCGCCGACAAATTCATGGTCAAAACGAAAAGCGCCAAAAATGCCGACAAGCGGCGCTTCTTCACCCTGGAAGATGTGCGGGAACTCTCCCGTCAGGGTGATGCGATGGGCTTGGCCAATATCGTCATCACCGGTGGAGAACCCCTTGTCTATCCTGATTTTGACAAGGTTGTCGAAGCCATCGACCCTGCCAAGTGGTATGTCACCTCCGACTCCAACGGTTGGCACCTCGACCTGAAGCGGGCGCGACATTTGAAATCCATCGGTGTGGATAAAATTCAACTTAGTCTGGACAGCTTCCGCCGCGAGGAACATGACAGGTTTCGTCAAAAACCCGGTTCCTACGATCGGGTTATTCGTGCCGTTGATGCCTGTCTGGAGGCAGGACTCAACCTGATCTTCCAAACCGTGCTTTGGAAAGAGCGTTGCTACTCCCAGGAGTTTATCGACATGCTGGAGTTCGGCCAAAGCAAGGGCGTAGGAACCTACGTCACCTTTGCCAAGGCCGTCGGGGCGTGGGAGGGACGCATGGAGGTTCTCTGCGGTGACGCCGAGTGGAATTACGTCCACGATCTCGAAAAAAAATATAATGTCTTCACCCACCTGACACCGGGTTACGGCATCGATGTCGGCTGCATCGCCGTCAAACGCATGGTCTCCATCACCAAATATGGTGATGTCATGCCCTGCCCTTATACCCATACGTCACTGGGTAACTTTTTTGAAGAACCCCTTGAAAGCATCATCAACCGTGGCCTGCGCATCAAATACTTTGGCTACGGTCAAAAGCACGTCTGCCTGGTTGGCAACAAGGATGACCCGTTCATCGAGGAGCGCAGTAAAAGAATGTATGGCAAACAGGTTCCGGTACCATTCAAGGAGGTCTTTGAGGATATCGATTTTGTCGATAACAAGTGCTGCTGACCAGTTCGGGCCGTGATCATCGTTTCGGTTACCCATGGGCATGGGGGTGGGGCTCTGCTTCAATTCTATCCAGGGAGAAGTGCGCGGCCCTTTTCCCTGGATTCCCGCCCCATTTTTTTTGAATGTAGTCATGGCCGAAAGGATGATCAAGATCGATGAGTGACGAAATGCGTAAAAATTTATTGTCTTTGTTGTTTCTTTCTTTGTTGTTCTTCCTGTATTATGCTCATGTCATGAATGCGCCTGTAACAAATGACGAGAGCTTTTTTGCGGGCGCTTCAGTATGCGCTGTCGATTACACGTTATACAAAGATTTTAATTATAATCATTTTCCAATCTATCCTTTATTTTTTTCGCAAATATTCAGCCATATTGATCATTCATATTTATTTATTGCAAGAATTTTTACGTGCGTGTTTGCCACACTGGCCGTGTTCGTTTTCTTCAAGGCTGCCAAACTTGTCGGTGGCACGCCCAGCGCTGCCTGGGTCACATCGCTTCTGGTGGCCACATCGACTCTGCACATGAGCACCTTCAAAACGGCTCGCAACGACCCCCCTGCCATTTTGCTTAATCTCATTGGCATTCTTGCAACCTTGACGGCCATCAATCAGGTCAAAAACAGGTCGCTTTTATATTTTTCAGGCGGCTTGGCCTTTGCAATGGCTATTGGGATGCGAGTCAGTTTTTTCTATTTTCCTGCGATCTTTCTGTTCTACCTGGTCTTTGAATCGCGTCAGAACTCTTTTCGGTATGATATAAAAAATATTTTCTTGCCTTTTGCTGCCGGAGGCGTGTCGGGCCTGACCCCGGTTTTGTATTATCTCATCGTCACCGAAGATGCTTTTATCAGAAATACATGTTAGTTGTTTATCCATGGCGAGCCATATGCTTGGAACCACGGATGTTAGAACCACTCTCAGTTATAAAATTTACCGCCACCTCACAAAATCGGGCATATGCAATGAATATCTTCTGAATTCACCGGAATATGACAAGATTGTAACATCACGGATCCGGCATTGATGCCGGAATGATCGATCCTTTAGAGCGGCTGATTGATGAGGTGTCCCTATGCAGGTCGTTATTCTATGTGGCGGGTACGGCACCCGGTTGCGCCAGGAGACCGAATTCCGGCCCAAGCCCATGGTCGAGATTGGGGGTAAGCCGATCATCTGGCACATCATGAAACTCTTTGCCCACTACGGCATGAAACAATTCATCCTGTGCCTTGGTTACAAGAGCTTCATGATCAAGGAGTATTTCATCAACTATGAAATGATGAACCGGGATTTTACCATTA
This portion of the Magnetococcales bacterium genome encodes:
- a CDS encoding radical SAM protein, whose product is MTTQDEMTRVSEQSKRNKLKEEKPYVYDKVVRYEEKVKRGESIAILQFQYDYTCNFHCEHCSADKFMVKTKSAKNADKRRFFTLEDVRELSRQGDAMGLANIVITGGEPLVYPDFDKVVEAIDPAKWYVTSDSNGWHLDLKRARHLKSIGVDKIQLSLDSFRREEHDRFRQKPGSYDRVIRAVDACLEAGLNLIFQTVLWKERCYSQEFIDMLEFGQSKGVGTYVTFAKAVGAWEGRMEVLCGDAEWNYVHDLEKKYNVFTHLTPGYGIDVGCIAVKRMVSITKYGDVMPCPYTHTSLGNFFEEPLESIINRGLRIKYFGYGQKHVCLVGNKDDPFIEERSKRMYGKQVPVPFKEVFEDIDFVDNKCC
- a CDS encoding glycosyltransferase family 39 protein, with translation MSDEMRKNLLSLLFLSLLFFLYYAHVMNAPVTNDESFFAGASVCAVDYTLYKDFNYNHFPIYPLFFSQIFSHIDHSYLFIARIFTCVFATLAVFVFFKAAKLVGGTPSAAWVTSLLVATSTLHMSTFKTARNDPPAILLNLIGILATLTAINQVKNRSLLYFSGGLAFAMAIGMRVSFFYFPAIFLFYLVFESRQNSFRYDIKNIFLPFAAGGVSGLTPVLYYLIVTEDAFIRNTC